The Achromobacter spanius genome includes the window CATTACAGAATTATTACTTGTCATAAAAAGAACGGGAACACCCCTGGATGTCTGGTCTTATCACCCTGCTTGACTTCGCCGGCTACGTCGCCCTGCTCCTTTGGGGCGTGCACATGGTCCAAACCGGTGTCCAGCGCGCCTTCGGCGCCGCCCTGGGCGCGGCGTTGGGCCGAGCCCTGGGTACCCGCTTGCGTGCTTTCGCGGCGGGTCTGGGCATCACCGCCGCCTTGCAAAGCAGCACGGCCACGGGCCTGATGATTACCGGCTTCGCGGCGGGCGGCGTGGTGGGCCTGGTGCCGGCGCTGGCCGCGATGCTGGGCGCCAACGTCGGCACCACGCTGATCGTGCAACTGCTGTCGTTCGACCTGACCTCGCTTGCGCCCATTCTTATTCTTGCCGGCGTCTGGATGTTTCGCCGCTACCCGCCCGGCCGCACGCGCGACCTGGGCCGGGTGTTCATCGGTCTGGGGCTGTTACTGCTGTCTCTGCATCAGCTGGTCGAGCTTTTCGAGCCGTTCCAGACGGCCCCCATGCTGGGCATGATTCTCGACGCGCTGGCCACCCAGCCGGTGGCTGCCGTGCTGCTGTCGGCCGCGTTCACCTGGGCCGCGCACTCCAGCGTGGCAGTGGTGGTGCTGGTAATGTCCCTGGCAAGCCATCACATGGTTGCGCCCCACGTGGCTTTCGCGCTGGTGCTGGGCGCCAACCTGGGCACCGCCATCAACCCCATGATCGAAGGCGTGACAGGCGACGACCCCGCCGCGCGCCGCCTGCCCTTGGGCAACCTGCTAACCCGGGTGCTGGGCGTGCTGGCCGGGCTGATCCTGCTGCCGGTGCTGCAACCGCTGATGAGCGACATGGCAAGCGACCCGGCACGCGCCGTCGCCAATTTCCACACGCTGTTCAATGCGGTCATCGCCCTGCTGTTCCTGCCGCTGCTGACACCCTACGCGGCGCTCTTGACCCGTTGGTTGCCCAAACGGGCCGATCCCAACGACCCGTCTCGCCCCCAGTACCTGGATGAATGGGCCCATGACGTGCCGGCCGTGGCGCTGGGCAACGCGGCGCGCGAAGCCCTGCGCATGGCCGACATGCTGCAAACCTTGCTGCTGTACGCGCGCGCAGGTTTCAAGCGCGACAACCGCCACCGCATGGTGCAGGCGCGCCAGTTGGACGCCGCGCTGGACAAGCTGGAAAACGCCATCACCACCTACCTGGCCACGCTGGACCAGGAAAACATGACGCGCGACGACGTCCAGCGCATGGATGACATTCTGGCCTTCGCCAGCAACATCGGCCATGCGGGCGACATTGCCCATCACGGGCTGCTGAGCCATGTGGCCAAGCTGCGCAAGCAAGGTTGGATGTTTTCACCCGAGCAACGCGCCAGTCTGGACGACACGCTGGGCCAATTGATTGCCAACCAGCGTCAGGCCGCCGCGCTCTTCGTCAACGACGACCTGCGTCAGGCGCGCGCCCTGGCTGGTGAAAAGGCGCGCTTTCGCACGATCGAGATTCAAGCGGCCGACACGCACTTGCAGAAGATCAAGTCGGGCGAGGTGGACGCCGCCGAAGTCGGCGCGCTGTACCTGGATATCCTGCGCGATATGAAGGGCATCAACTCGCACCTGGTGGGCGCCGCCGCATATCCGCTCTTGGCCCGCCACGGGGAATTGTTGCCCAGCCGCTTGAGGGAAGCGGGCAACTAAGCCGGTAATCAAGCTGGCAACCAAGCGGGCAATTAAGCGGATAACAGCGCGGGGAACACAAGCCCCACCGCGCCTATCGGTTTACAGGTAGCGCTGGAACCACGCCAGCATGCGAGTCCAGCCATCCTTGGCGGCCTCGGGCTTGTAGCTGGCGCGGTAATCCGCCAGGAAGGCATGGTCGGCGTCCGGGTACACCATAAATTCCGACTGCTTGGCGGCTTCGTTGCCGGCCGCCAGCTTCGTCTTCATGGTCTCGATGTCGGCCAGCGGAATGCTGGCGTCCAGGGCGCCGTACAGGCCCAGCACCGGTGCATGCAGGTCGTTGACCACGTCGAACGCCACGCGCTTGATCAGCGGGCCATGGCCCACGCTCAGCTTGCCGTACCAGGCCACCGCCGCCT containing:
- a CDS encoding Na/Pi cotransporter family protein, which encodes MSGLITLLDFAGYVALLLWGVHMVQTGVQRAFGAALGAALGRALGTRLRAFAAGLGITAALQSSTATGLMITGFAAGGVVGLVPALAAMLGANVGTTLIVQLLSFDLTSLAPILILAGVWMFRRYPPGRTRDLGRVFIGLGLLLLSLHQLVELFEPFQTAPMLGMILDALATQPVAAVLLSAAFTWAAHSSVAVVVLVMSLASHHMVAPHVAFALVLGANLGTAINPMIEGVTGDDPAARRLPLGNLLTRVLGVLAGLILLPVLQPLMSDMASDPARAVANFHTLFNAVIALLFLPLLTPYAALLTRWLPKRADPNDPSRPQYLDEWAHDVPAVALGNAAREALRMADMLQTLLLYARAGFKRDNRHRMVQARQLDAALDKLENAITTYLATLDQENMTRDDVQRMDDILAFASNIGHAGDIAHHGLLSHVAKLRKQGWMFSPEQRASLDDTLGQLIANQRQAAALFVNDDLRQARALAGEKARFRTIEIQAADTHLQKIKSGEVDAAEVGALYLDILRDMKGINSHLVGAAAYPLLARHGELLPSRLREAGN